The region GGTAATTGCTGTCATACTGATATGCTTGAGTGGCAGGTGGGGCAGGATCCAAATTGGTTCCATTTCTACTGCTTGAACTGTACTGGGCAGTCGATGGATAGTTGCTTGGAGGAGCCGATTGTGGAGCATGAGGAGATTCAGAACCTTGATAATACGAAGGATAATGTGTTGGCACTGATGGAAGACTGCTCTCTGTGAAACCGGGATAAGACTGGAAATTGGGAAGTGAGTAGGAGGAGGGCATTTCGTTGGATGGATAATTATGTGGTACATGCTGTTGAGGAGGTTCTTGTGTGTAGGGCTGATGATATGGCTGAGAATATGGAGATTCTTCTGAGCTACTTGATGGAGGTGGTGGATGAAAATCATGGGAAGAATAACCACCAGAAGGGTAAGCTGGTGGAGTTGGCGGGATGCTTGCAGAATGGTGGTTGTTTACCGGGTCATGAAACGAAGGCTGTGAACCCATGTGAGCAGAATTGTGGTTGTTCGTCCTCTCATGAAACATAGCTGATGGTGGCGTACCTGTAGAATGGCGATCCACTTGATCATTGAAGTGCGGAGACTGGTTATCAGATTCTGGTCGATGACTAGTAGCTCTTGTCTCAGTAGTCCCAACATCCTGCAAGGACAAACACAggtttaagatttttcaaaattatctaAGTTTGGCTGAAGAATCAGTAAACAAGAATGAATTAGAAAGTTCCATCAGTCGCTACAATATCACTAGAACAACAAATTCGTAAAGGTTCCATAATGGTTATCAAGAATAAGTGGACCATGACAGGTGAACAAATTCACACACCTACTTCATGGGGATTCTAAAGAGATCAAGTATGACACATTTTTCTTGTTCACATTGGGTACACTGAAGAGAtcaagtaaaagaaaaaatattactGGAAACTTTATTTAGAAGCTCAAACTGGTCATAGTAAATACATACATAGCCTCCGCCACTTGTACTTGATGGAATTGATAAATCATCATCACCAGAAGGAGGACCTGGATTGGGCTTCCTTCCTTCTTTCAACGCTTTCCTTATATCTGCAGCTTTCCAAACTGCATACTTCTGTTTCTGCTCAAGCTGTGGATCACGTAAAAAGAATAAGCACAATAATAAATCCATCTATTTTTCTCCTTTATCAAAATCATCAAGTTAAATACAGTTTACATACATATTAATGtataatatgtatataaatgtaACAAATATCGAGTTCAGGATGTACAAGCCCTTAAATTGTTTGAACTTTGAACAGCAAATTAGGCTTTCATGTGCGATTAGATTGCAAGAAACTCACATCTGGTAAAAGAGGACCAAACTGGTTTAAAATCTCAAAGAAAATGCTCGCCGCATAAAATGTTTTTGCAGTATTCCTGTAAGCAAGcacataacataattaaaaaaatctaaaatagacACGAATTACATAAAATTGGAGAGACCCagcaaatcaaatataaatatctAGTTTGAGTACCATTTGACTATTACGATCATAAATTGACCTCACTAATTAGGTCCATAATAGTCAAAATGGACCATTTAAATGATGATTGTCATGCCATGTCCTAGAATTTCAGAGGTAAGGACCACTATCATGACCCAGGTTTCCCAACACTGAATAATTAGGTCCATCATATCAGATTTGTGGCATGACAGAAAAAGATGACCATTAAGAACCTTGATGTTGAAAGAGTAGGTCAATAATAGTCAAATGGACCAATATGGCTAAATGTATGAGCTAAGAGAAACATATTACAAATCTGCTCGTCCGGCTCGATCTTGCTTGTCTGCCTTTCCAAAAACATTTAAAGCAAATCCCTCCACATGCAAATTATTTTCAGGTCCCAAGTTCAGTGACTTCTTGTCCTATAAAAGACAACAACACAGACCGTTATGAGAGATTA is a window of Mercurialis annua linkage group LG2, ddMerAnnu1.2, whole genome shotgun sequence DNA encoding:
- the LOC126669748 gene encoding protein HOMOLOG OF MAMMALIAN LYST-INTERACTING PROTEIN 5, with the translated sequence MAGDNEPAKLLLPYLQRADELQKHEHLVAYYCRLYAMEKGLRIPQSERTKTTNALLISLMNQLEKDKKSLNLGPENNLHVEGFALNVFGKADKQDRAGRADLNTAKTFYAASIFFEILNQFGPLLPDLEQKQKYAVWKAADIRKALKEGRKPNPGPPSGDDDLSIPSSTSGGGYDVGTTETRATSHRPESDNQSPHFNDQVDRHSTGTPPSAMFHERTNNHNSAHMGSQPSFHDPVNNHHSASIPPTPPAYPSGGYSSHDFHPPPPSSSSEESPYSQPYHQPYTQEPPQQHVPHNYPSNEMPSSYSLPNFQSYPGFTESSLPSVPTHYPSYYQGSESPHAPQSAPPSNYPSTAQYSSSSRNGTNLDPAPPATQAYQYDSNYQPPPEKIAEAHKAARFAVGALAFDDVSIAVEHLKKSLELLTNPSSSQ